A genomic region of Leishmania braziliensis MHOM/BR/75/M2904 complete genome, chromosome 33 contains the following coding sequences:
- a CDS encoding putative phosphoribosylpyrophosphate synthetase — MSANTPQHHKGHQVAAGETFFYRHHVRPGVETAFRIRLISGTANPDLTDNVAKCLNVDKCRTEIKRFANGELNIKVVDNVRGDDCFIIQPTAGGFDTDVNTAMMELLLLVHTLKLSSAKRITAIVPYYAYSRQDRKSEPRVPISASAVAQLLQCMGVDRVVTMDLHCGQIQGFFRNIPVDNLLMFPEFATYLMRQPWFDKNETVVVSPDAGGVERANVLADRIGASHIVTILKRRKEAGVVDSMQTVGNVQGYTCVIIDDMVDTAGTLCKACDLLKEMGATRVIACASHGILTDPACTRINACEALEELVVSDSIDQRLKTARCDKLTVLTTAPLLAQAVHSLHKEASLSSLFVKV; from the coding sequence ATGTCTGCAAACACACCCCAGCATCACAAGGGGCATCAAGTCGCCGCCGGGGAGACCTTCTTCTACCGTCATCATGTGCGCCCAGGAGTAGAGACGGCCTTTCGCATTCGGCTCATCTCTGGCACCGCCAACCCGGACCTCACGGACAACGTAGCCAAGTGTCTGAACGTGGACAAGTGCCGCACGGAGATCAAACGCTTTGCTAATGGGGAGCTCAATATTAAGGTGGTCGACAACGTTCGCGGGGATGACTGCTTCATCATTCAGCCGACTGCCGGCGGCTTCGACACGGACGTCAATACAGCCatgatggagctgctgctgctggtgcacaCTCTGAAGTTGTCTTCCGCCAAGCGCATTACGGCTATTGTGCCGTATTACGCGTATAGTCGCCAGGATCGTAAGAGCGAGCCGCGTGTGCCGATCTCTGCCTCCGCGGTGGCACAGCTTCTGCAGTGCATGGGTGTCGACCGTGTCGTGACGATGGATCTGCACTGCGGTCAGATACAGGGCTTCTTCCGAAACATCCCAGTGGACAATCTGCTCATGTTCCCCGAGTTCGCAACGTACCTGATGCGGCAGCCGTGGTTTGACAAGAACGAAACTGTGGTAGTCTCGCCCGATGCCGGCGGCGTCGAGCGTGCCAACGTGCTGGCCGATCGCATCGGCGCTAGCCATATTGTCACCATCCTGAAGCGTCGCAAGGAGGCGGGCGTGGTGGACTCCATGCAGACAGTCGGTAATGTCCAGGGCTACACGTGCGTCATCATCGACGATATGGTCGACACCGCCGGCACACTGTGCAAGGCATGCGACCTGCTGAAGGAAATGGGTGCAACGCGTGTGATTGCCTGCGCGAGCCACGGCATTTTGACTGATCCGGCGTGTACCCGCATTAACGCCTGCGAGGCACTGGAAGAGCTAGTGGTGTCCGACTCGATTGATCAGCGTCTGAAGACGGCTAGGTGCGATAAGCTGACTGTACTGacgacggcaccgctgctggcgcaggcggTGCACAGCCTCCATAAGGAAGCTTCgctgtcttctctctttgtgaAGGTGTAG
- a CDS encoding RNA editing complex protein MP46, with amino-acid sequence MPESAYAGSCEPELCLLCDTPYTSWTAHTREHAHVARSVVCRFFVMPERSESIMQHLERHIALDLKEVDALTARKVERRRERLLAGLVHLVEKGVLRYSIPTLPSSTPTGGKTGRRRGIGIGGASLEVNLDRFLTCVLVGEAFLRREVLDRCARLIPSLKAVELNSVVAYLTSTRQVARIFDELSLLELLVARAESDKAPESATTVFARVTEPANVEPLSATAEAPSSGSDTSTDASPLPRPSSSMPAATPSSPIRWNLSHEDKAYIMCACLGELHRFHEQERPRSVASKAAADAIVLNVLAGHGRENLVSELVHDTLQRMVDEGTVIWRQHQEDVKRRGLSSEANLTAKNGIGEQSALDTDGRVSEGLRYMRTAPLASKPSPPSASVGALDSAAAERLVSSYLPFKDIDQLGGEENEAVKATTTTPSRSSPDDTCITTPDFIAALHTSAKNWKPLTAELRQRGKDWNRLPFAPSSPELKVWKKPR; translated from the coding sequence ATGCCGGAGAGTGCATACGCAGGGTCATGTGAGCCGGAGCTTTGCTTGCTGTGCGATACCCCCTACACCTCCTGGACGGCGCACACCCGCGAGCACGCTCATGTGGCGCGCTCAGTGGTGTGCCGTTTCTTTGTGATGccagagagaagcgagagcaTTATGCAGCACCTGGAGCGGCACATCGCTCTAGACCTCAAGGAGGTGGATGCCCTCACAGCCCGCAAGGTAGAGCGACGCCGTGAGCGTCTTCTTGCGGGCCTTGTGCACCTTGTCGAGAAGGGGGTGCTGCGGTATAGCATACccacgctgccgtcgtcaACGCCAACAGGCGGGAAAACTGGCAGAAGACGGGGCATCGGCATTGGTGGCGCGTCGCTTGAGGTCAACTTGGACCGCTTCCTCACCTGTGTCCTTGTCGGGGAAGCGTTCCTGCGCCGTGAGGTACTTGACCGATGTGCGCGGCTGATACCGTCTCTCAAGGCGGTGGAACTGAACAGCGTAGTGGCGTACTTGACGTCAACACGCCAAGTGGCTCGCATTTTCGATGAACTATcactgctggagctgctggtAGCGCGCGCAGAGTCGGACAAAGCTCCTGagagcgccaccaccgtcttTGCAAGAGTGACAGAGCCAGCGAACGTGGAGCCGCTGAGCGCGACCGCTGAGGCACCTTCGTCAGGCAGTGACACAAGCACAGACGCCTCACCTCTGCCGCGGCCTTCTTCTTccatgccggccgccactccttcctctcccatACGTTGGAATCTCTCTCATGAGGACAAGGCGTACATCATGTGTGCCTGCCTCGGCGAGCTGCACCGCTTTCACGAACAGGAACGACCGCGCTCCGTCGCCTccaaggcagcggcagacgcCATTGTGCTAAACGTGCTTGCCGGACACGGGCGTGAGAACCTGGTGTCGGAGTTGGTACATGACACACTGCAGCGTATGGTGGACGAGGGGACGGTGAtctggcggcagcaccaggaGGATGTGAAGCGGCGCGGTCTTTCATCCGAGGCAAACTTGACAGCGAAGAATGGAATCGGTGAGCAGTCTGCACTGGACACGGACGGTCGGGTGTCTGAGGGCTTACGGTACATGCGCACCGCGCCGTTGGCGTCAAAgccgtcaccgccgtcgGCGTCTGTGGGTGCCCTGGAtagtgctgcagcggagagACTCGTGTCTTCCTACCTGCCCTTCAAAGATATCGATCAACTTGGCGGCGAAGAGAACGAGGCAGTGAAagccacaacaacaacgccgTCAAGGTCGAGCCCGGACGACACCTGCATCACCACTCCAGATTTCATTGCAGCGCTTCACACTTCGGCGAAGAACTGGAAGCCACTCACGGCGGAGCTGAGGCAACGTGGAAAGGATTGGAATCGGCTACCCTTTGCGCCTAGTTCACCCGAACTAAAAGTGTGGAAGAAGCCGCGCTAA
- a CDS encoding putative serine/threonine-protein kinase a, whose amino-acid sequence MAEAIPISTQQVPDKSEVELDFKDILGPMGSNTCKYERVRDLGSGSFGKALLVRRVSDGQLLVAKRMDLTTMSEKDKKYAMAEIQCLASCDHFAIIKYHEDYVVEPHIVIIMEFADAGDLNMQIKQRAKDGFIYFEEHEVGYTIVQLAMAVDHIHRRRILHRDIKGANVMLMTNGVIKLGDFGFSHQYESTVSDQVAQTFCGTPYYLAPELWGHQRYSKKADVWAMGVLLFEMMALRRPFVGQGMRALSEAVMCSKRDCELPQHYSRALKELCNIMLRADPNLRPSCAQLFKLPYMMKLLMDFGTSVDNSQLVSDSLKTKIHTNICEIRQASAHDPEAFGFVGHVGTVCSSVFYEGYVRKESGEAWKERFLVLRDGGLVISRHKGDKETKPLPVTFIDSAVFVPEKSACAPGVFAIHLRDAKTMWLQALPPETAGIWVHKIQQSIGIS is encoded by the coding sequence ATGGCGGAGGCAATTCCCATCTCTACCCAGCAGGTCCCCGACAAGAGCGAAGTAGAGCTGGACTTCAAGGACATTCTCGGCCCTATGGGTAGCAATACATGCAAGTATGAGAGGGTGCGCGATCTCGGTTCTGGTTCTTTTGgcaaggcgctgctggtgcgccgcgtgtCGGATGGGCAGCTACTCGTAGCCAAGCGCATGGATCTGACGACGATGTCGGAGAAGGACAAGAAGTACGCGATGGCGGAGATTCAGTGTCTCGCCTCATGCGACCACTTTGCTATCATTAAGTACCATGAGGATTACGTGGTGGAGCCACACATAGTCATCATCATGGAGTTTGCTGACGCTGGCGACCTGAACATGCAAATCAAGCAGCGCGCCAAGGACGGGTTCATCTACTTCGAGGAGCACGAGGTTGGCTATACCATTGTGCAGTTAGCCATGGCGGTCGACCAcattcaccgccgccgcataCTACACCGCGACATCAAGGGGGCCAATGTGATGCTCATGACGAACGGCGTCATCAAGCTTGGTGACTTCGGCTTCAGCCACCAATACGAGAGCACAGTGAGTGACCAGGTTGCCCAAACGTTCTGCGGCACGCCGTACTACCTCGCACCGGAGCTATGGGGCCACCAGCGGTACAGCAAGAAGGCGGATGTGTGGGCCATGGGTGTTCTTCTCTTTGAGATGATGGCGCTTCGCCGCCCGTTTGTTGGGCAGGGAATGCGCGCGCTGTCGGAGGCGGTGATGTGCAGCAAGCGCGACTGTGAATTGCCGCAGCATTATAGCCGCGCACTAAAGGAGTTGTGCAATATTATGCTGCGAGCAGACCCGAACCTGCGTCCCTCCTGTGCGCAGCTCTTCAAGTTGCCATACATGATGAAGTTACTTATGGACTTCGGTACGAGCGTAGACAACTCACAGCTCGTGAGCGACTCCCTCAAGACAAAGATTCACACAAACATCTGTGAAATTCGTCAAGCAAGCGCACATGACCCGGAGGCGTTCGGGTTTGTCGGTCACGTTGGCACCGTGTGCTCATCCGTCTTCTATGAGGGTTACGTGCGTAAGGAGAGTGGAGAAGCGTGGAAAGAACGCTTTCTTGTGTTGCGTGACGGCGGCCTTGTCATCAGCCGACACAAAGGCGACAAGGAGACGAAGCCGCTGCCTGTGACGTTCATCGACAGTGCCGTCTTCGTGCCGGAGAAGTCTGCTTGCGCGCCTGGCGTCTTCGCAATCCACCTAAGAGACGCCAAGACAATGTGGCtccaggcgctgccgccggaaACAGCGGGGATATGGGTGCATAAGATTCAGCAGTCGATTGGCATATCGTAG